The Mucilaginibacter sp. PAMB04168 genome contains the following window.
GAGCTGAAAACTCTTTTGTATCTGTTAGCCAGCTTTATTTTTTTGCCCAGCAAATGCATTGTGAATACCGGCCCGTAGTATAAGTACCTTCTCCACATCCTGCGAGGCTCCAAAATAAGACGGCCAAACCATTCCAAACCTAACGATATCCACATTCTGGCGGGGCGTTTAACGGTACCTGCATAAAAGTCGAACACTGCTCCTATCGAGCCTATTACCTTTGTATTAAGCAGCTGCTTGTTGGTGTGTATCCACTTCTCCTGCTTCGGTGCAGTCATACCAATAAACAAAACATCAGGAGCATGCTGATTAACCGCAGCAATCATTTTTTCGCTGTCTTGTTCATCAAACACCGCCTTATAGGGCGGAGCGTAAGTATGTACACTTATGTTAGGGTACTCCTTTTGAATGCGGTCCTCGATTTTCTTCAGCGTAGCTTCAGAAGATCCAAGGTAAAAGCATGAGCCGCATTCCTCGTTAAGTTTAGTCAGTAAATGCTGGTGTAAATCAGCACCAGCAATCTTTTGGATTTTTACATTTTCTAGAAAGAACGATGCGAAAACCATCCCTACTCCGTCGGGCAATAACATGTCCGATCCCATTAAAGCTTCTTTAAACTCATCGTCCTCTTCTGCAATGCAAAATGAATATTGATTTATCGTATTTACAATAGTCTTATCTTGAAAAGAAAGATCCATCAAGGAACCATTAAATAGCGGATAACCCATGCAAGGAGTGGAAGAATTATTCATAGCAATATTTGTTAGGTTTATAATAGGTGTTTATTGACAACGGTTAAGGGAATAAGAAGGCTTACAGTGTTCTTATAAAAAGCCAACTGCCTTAATGGTCTCTAAACCGAGACCCTGGTACAAATGGCTTATAATAACCTTGCTGCTTGAGATTTTAAAAGCGCGATAAAGTTTTTTGCCTGCAGGTATCTAAACAGGTATTTTGCTAAATGTTTAAGTAATCCTCTATGGTGTTCGGCAACTCTTTTTGTAGAAGTAAAGTTCATCACATCAAACCTTTCACTATTAATTAGTATGAGCTTTTTAATGTGTTCGTCTATATTCACAGAATTGGACTGAAAACCGCTTGGCGGTCTTTGCTGCAAATTTGTATTGCGGTATCTTAGAACGAGTGCGTGTCTTCTAAAATTAGAAATGTTGCCGGAAGCGTGCCATGTAAGGCTGTCAAGAATAATGAATTCTCCTTCAAACAAGTCAATCTCAACAAGCTTTGCATCAGCAGAAATCTCTTGGGCAGAAGCCAACACTTCACTGTCATTATAAATATCAACACCTCGGTGCCTAAGGTCCTGAGGGGTCAGCTTAAACTTGTGAGATGACGAAATAACTTTTATACATTTCTTACACTCTGCACTGCTTAAGCCTATCCATACGGTCAGCCCTTCCCAACCTGTATGTTCAACGTCAACATGCCAATCGTGTGCTTTATCCGCATGGCCTATCAACTGACTGCCAGACAGCAAGATATTATCACCAAGCAGGGGCTTCATTTTTTCTAATATCTCATCGCGAAGCGCAACGCTGGCTATTGTTTGGTTGGTTACATGCCGCTGTCTGTTTTCTGAGTATTGCAGCTCGAGTGATATATTGTCTAACGGGAATAAACGTTCGCCTTCCCCTTTTTTTAGTAGCGGATATGGGCCCGCGTACCCTTGTTCCAGGATATCATCTAAGTACGACATGACTGAATTAATTAGTGTGAGTACATTTCGGGCGGCCAATAATAATGGTGTATCAAGAGCTTTGATTTTCGCTAATTGCCTGATTATAAATATCGATCAGTTGTTCGTAGTTATTGTCGGGCGTATAATATTTCATGTACGTGTTGACGGCATTTTCGCGAAACTTATGTTTCTCGCTCTCTGCATATTTATCCCAAAGGTTTATAGTTTTCCTCAGGCTTTCGGCATTGCCAGGTTCAAAATGAAGCCCGTTTACACCATGGCTTATAAGAGAGGATGCAGCACCAATATTAGCAGCAATAACCGGGGTTGATACCGCAAAAGCTTCGATAATAGTAAGCCCAAAAGTTTCGTACCATATTGATGGGAATATTAAAGCGGTACATTCGCTCATGGCTTTTGAAATATTTTCTTTATCCTGAAAGCCAATGTATTTGATATTAGCATTCACTTTTGTTGCCGCTAACACCTGTTCTTTATAAGGACCATCGCCGATGATGTTTAATGAAAGTGACGAATTAGTAAAGGCATCCATTAATACCTGTATACCCTTTTCATCACTCAGGCGCCCTACGTATAAAAACTCATTGTTTCTGATACTATGAGCCGATTCGTTATGCTCCGTAAAGTTGGGCTTAATAACCAGTTGAGCTTGTTTAACTGATAACTGACTTTCTTCTATTAGTTTTTTAGAATAGTCGGTCAACACAATAAAACGGTTAACCAATTTCCACACGCCTAAGGTATGGTTTAGCCATATGGTAGCTGATAACCACATGGTTAACAGTGCCGAGCCTTTATAAACCCTATTAAAAACCGCATTTAACGGAAATGTTGTTTTAAGACTGCGCAGGTACAACTTACCTTTGCTAAAAAGCGTACCCGACGGGCATATTAAGCGATAGTTGTGCAGCGTGTAAACTACTGCGGCACGCTTCTTTACTGCATACAGTACCGATGTAGATCCTGTAAAATGCAAGTTGTGAATGTGAACAATATCTGGCTTAAACTCGCTGATTTTTTTCTCTGTTGCGAGGTATGATTTGATATTGAACGGCAACTGCAGCAAATTAAACAGCGGTACCGAGTTATTTGAAAAAAGCAAAAGCTCTACCTCATTGCCCTTTGAGCGCAGCAAATCGAGTTCTTTGGCAACCGTAACATCTTCGCCTCCCAGGTAATGGTAGGCACAATGAATCAATAAAATGCGCATATGTGTGTTTTGGAGTTAATCCGGATGTAATTCTCTTGCCAGCAGTTTCTGCTTCAGTTTCCTGCTATAGCAAAATTTACCGATGCCAGTATACCTTCGGCAGACAGCTGGTGGTTATAGTGCTGCACTTTCTCGGCAGCGTTTATAGAAAACTTTTTTAGTTTAGAGGGCGTTTGCAGTAAGTCGCAAATATGCTTTACCCATGTATCTGTGTCTAACGGCAATACGTATCCGTTAACATCATGAAGTATTAAATCATTAGCTACTCCTGCGTTTTCACAGGTAATTACGGGCAAACCCGATGCACAAGCCTCATTGGCAACAATACCCCACGGATCATTAAGTGTAGGGAAAAGAAATATTTTAGACTGAGCATAGTACCATGGCAGGCGTTTGGGTTGTACAAAGCCAGCGTAATCATAATCAACTCCGTATTTTATTAATAAGGATATCAGATTATTCCTAAGCGGCCCGTCGCCTAAGATTAGTACAGTGCACTTACCCATCTTCTCCTTTACCTGCCGGGCTACTTCTGCAAAAAACATAGGCATTTTTCGCTCAATTAATTGGCCCGAAAACATCAGGTCATATTTCTTCTGCTCGGTATTTGAGTTAAAATCGCCGTTTTCGATACAAAGACAGGATGTAAATACTTTTTTCTTTGGTATCTCATAGCTTTCATACAGCTTGGAACTACCGGCACTAGCTCCTATAAAAGAAGCTGAGAATTTAAAAACGATTCGGCGTACCAGTTTGTGAACTGCAGACAAGCTTTTCTCTGAATTATAGGTACCATCGGTAAACGGTATAAATTTTTTGCCCTTGATCATGCACCATAAAAAGCCATACAACATGGTCGGATTGAAGCCGGTTGATATGACCACATCCGGATTGTGCTGATTGAGGAATTTGATAACACTAACATTATTATGTATCATTTTATCGGCTGTATTGCTCAGATATACCATCTGATAATTGCCTTTATCAAATTTCCATTGCCTGTTAGGTTCTAACTCCGAGCAATAAAAAACAGTGTATTTAATTTGAGTACTTGCAGAAAGTATCTCATGCATTTTTTCCCTGTACGGTGCTGGTATATTAGTTAAATACACCACGCCCGTTTTAGATTCATTGGTCATGATTGATGGTATAATAGAAATGCCGAAAGCAGAGTACGACAGTAAGGCCCCCCTTATTTGTACAAGCGGATGTGCTAATAGCAGATTAGCCTAGGGCTATAGATCGTTAAACAGTTGCTGATGTTACCGAGGTTGCACTTGCAGGCTTATCTCCTTTTTTACTTTTAAATAAGCCGATGATAGGCGCCTCTACAAAGCGGTAAAAAGCACAACCAATAAGAACGGTTGCAAGTAAGATGGCAACTGAACCGATGTTGTTGGCAAAGTAAGTTTGTATCTTTAATACGAATAGGATCTTTATCAGTATAGAAATTACGGTTCCGTGTATTAGGTATAATGAGTATGACGCATTGCCTATGTAAACAAACAAGGGAGCAATGGATTTTTTGTAAAAAACAATCCCGCTGATTAAAATTGCTGCAGGCACGCCAAAAAGGTAAACACGACTGATGTAGGTGCTAAATGCATCGGCATCATTGTTTTTGGCCGTCCAGTATATCACCCAATTAACAGCAAACCATATAAAGCCAATCGTTGATAGTATGTAGTGGTACTTAAATTCACGATAACGGTTGTAAAAGTAAGCGATTAGGCAACCGAAGAAAAATTCAATAATAATGGGGTTAACCAACATGTTTAGTGCAACACTTGCTGGTTTTACATCTGCTGCGTACAAAGCAAGTATTACAGCAGCCCAAACAAATAACACGGCAAACAAAAACTTCTTTCCTATAGAATAAGCAACAGCAAATACAACGTAGAACAATAACTCAAAAGTGAGTGTCCAGGCTATGCCGATGATGTAAATCTTTTGCGGCACTAAAGCCAATGAGCCTAAAATGATACGCCAATCTTCTTTATAAGGCTGCACACCTTCGGGCGCTATTTGGTATGCGATGATAACAGCCAGAGTAACTACCCAGTACACAGGGTATATCCTTACAAAACGTTTTTTTAGAAACGTAAACGCGTTAAAATCTTTACCCATGCAGGTATGCAATATAATGAAGCCACTGATTACGAAAAAAACGTCTACTCCTGAATAACCTGCATCGAAGAAGTTATTTAAGAAGAGGAAATTAAGCTTGTTATCAATGATGTGCGTACCATGAAAAAATAACACAGAGACAGCGGCAAAGGCACGCATTACTTGTACGCTATCAATTGTTGCAGATATTTTTACCATGCTAAAAGTGTATAGGTGCAATGTCTATTTTTTGAAAACCTGCCACAGAACGGGCAGTAAGGTTTTCATCCACAATTTTGTAAACGCAAAAGGATAATAAAGCGGAAAATGGGTTTTTATGAACAGCAAATATTCTTTGTAAGCTAATCCCTTCGGGCTTTTTAAGTATTTAATGCGATCTGATAACCGCGATGTTTGCGATTTCCAGCTTTTGCCGTGATCATCCGTGCAGTAGCCTAAAACCGCTGGTGCCACTATTACCTCAAAGCCGGCCTTCTTAACCTTAAGTGTGTAATCATAATCGGCAATACCATGCGTATAATGATCTGACAGAATACCTACAGACTTCACAATGGCATCAGGTACAAGCATAATGTTCGCATTACCTAAATCGCATTTTTGATAGTCGTCATTATCATACACCAAAGCACTTTTAAGGTAGTACTTGGAGGTGAGCTTTTTACCACCATATGAAATTCCGCCAGTGAAAACGTCCTGGGTACTTCCAATGCATACGCAATGCGTTTGCTTTTGGGCTAAAACTTCTTTGCTGCAAGCCAACAGGTTGGCAACAGCATTATCAATTAGCGTAGTGTCATCATTCAGGAGCAGGTAATAGTCATAGTTACCTTTTCGGGCTTCATTCCATGAGTTCCTCATACCGCCTGCCCAAAACAATTGGCCAGTTCCATGCAGAATATAACTATCCGGAAATATTCCCTTTACAGCATCCACCGTATCGTCGGCCGAGGCATCATCGGTTAAATATATGTCGATGTGTACATCAGCAGGCAGTTTTTGCACTTTCAGACTTTGCAGGCAAGTAATAGTCTTGTCTTTACGGTTAAAAGTGGTGAGTAATACAGCAATCTTTGTCATTATTGGTAAGGAATGATACGCTCAGGAGATACGGTTAAAATGCTGTTATTGTAATAGCACTACCTGTATTACCTGGCTTTTTACTACTTTTTTTCTGTTACTTGATAAAAACTTGTTTTGTATTAAGCCGGTAAGATGCGAAGCGTTAAGTGTAGGATATGATACATTGCCGATCATGATCTTGTCGTTCTCAAGCACGATATAACCTTTGCGCCATGAAAGATGAGCACTGTTAGTCATAACCTGGTGAAACATACAAAGCATAGTGTCCAAAGTGGCTACACTGTCTGTGCCTGTTATTTTATCTCTAGAAATGTTCAGAGCCTTGCCGGTGTGCAGGTTTGTAGCTGTCAAATTTTGCGCCTGAGCGTTTATGACAAATAGTGTGAGCAAAGCGGCCAGCATAAATGACGGAATCAATTTTTTAGTCGAGATCGTTTTCATATTCTTTAATGTTTAAGTGATTAAAATTGGCAAGGGTGAAAGTTTAACGCAGAACGGAATTACCTCAATAGTACATTTCTATCATCTGCTCTACATTGGCTACGCCATGCTTTTGAGCTACATATTGCTGGGCGTTAGTGGTTAGATGATTATATCGCTCTTCGTCCTGGCTTATTGCCATAATTTGGCTGGCAACCAGGCTTACATCCGAGAAATCGGTAATGATGCCGGTGTGATCATTTTTTATCAGGGTGTTCAACCCCGGAGCATCATTTACAATACACAGCAGGCCGGCAGCCATTGCCTCCAGGCAGGCGTTACCAACACCTTCAAATAAGGAAGGCATGACGTAATAATTACAGCCCGACAGGAATTGAGCAACGTTATGGGTATGGCTAATAAATGTTACATGTTCGCGCAGACCGTTCTCATAAGCCCACGTTTTCTCTTTATCTTCAAGCTCACCGCAACCAATGTGCGTATAGTGGCAATCGACGCCTTTGTCAATCAACACCTTTACCAGTTCCAGCACTTTTTGATGCTGTTTCTCAAAAAGGCACTTACCTACGCTTATGATCTTTATGGGGTACACATTTCTGCCGTGACCGGCAGCCTGATTGTCTAACTGCCTGGTTTTGCTAAAACTGTCAACGTTTATCCAGTTGTGAATAAGTGTTGTATTGGTATTGTAAATAACTTTCTCTGTTTCCTTAACGCTCTCGCTTATAGAAATAAACTTCACTTTTAGGAGCTTCAAAGCAAGGAGGTGGTGAAACCGCCGCCGACGTTGCAGGTATCCGGTAAACAAAAAGTTGTTATGTACAGTGGCTACAACCTTTTTTACGCCTGCCCAATTGGTAATAAAGGCTTTGTATATAAATGCACCTTCGGTATGTATGTGTACTACATCAAAACCGCCGTTTTTAATGAGCGAATAAAGCTTTGAGAAAAAAGACAGACTCTTCTTAAACGGAATATGCACAACCGTCCAACCCAGCTTTCTGAAATAATCGGCGTAAATACCTTCCACTTGCCCGGTAGCTAAAATGGTTATTTCAAGGCCGGAAGCTTCAAACTTTTCAGAAGCAGTGTGCAACATTAACTCAGCTCCTGAAAATTGCAGTTCGGCAAGTATGTGTAACACTTTCATGCGCTTAGTACTTCTTTATAGGCTGTTAAATACTGATTGATGACCACTTCTGTAGAGAACATTTTTAAGGCTACTTCGCGGGCCGTGTTCGATACCTTGTGGTTAAATTCGGGTGATGACAGGTGTAACAGTTCGGCTGCTATCTTATGTTCATTATTGATGTCTACCAGTTTACCACCGCCATTTTCCAGCATCCAGGGTATCCCACCTGCTTCTTCGCCGGCAATTACCGGGATGCCCATGGCCATAGCTTCAATTAATACCATAGGGCAAGATTCTTCAAGCGAGGTATGCATGAAAATATGCGCTTCAGATAAGGCAGTCATTAATTCAGCAAATGGTTTTTCGCCATGGAAATGAATATTACCCTTAATGTTGTTTTCCTCACACCATTTATATGCATCCTCACCGATGCCGTGTTCGGTGCCGTATAAATTCAATTGTGCATTCGGGTGTTTTTTGCTGTATTCTACAAATGCTTTGACGCCCTTGGCCACGTTTTTCCGTTTATGAAAGCCGTTGTTAATCATCGTAACATTTATTTCGTTACCTACAGTTTTATTGGCATCATAAAGTGAAAAAACGCCGGCCGGCTCAAAATTGGGTATTACGGCGGC
Protein-coding sequences here:
- a CDS encoding glycosyltransferase — its product is MRILLIHCAYHYLGGEDVTVAKELDLLRSKGNEVELLLFSNNSVPLFNLLQLPFNIKSYLATEKKISEFKPDIVHIHNLHFTGSTSVLYAVKKRAAVVYTLHNYRLICPSGTLFSKGKLYLRSLKTTFPLNAVFNRVYKGSALLTMWLSATIWLNHTLGVWKLVNRFIVLTDYSKKLIEESQLSVKQAQLVIKPNFTEHNESAHSIRNNEFLYVGRLSDEKGIQVLMDAFTNSSLSLNIIGDGPYKEQVLAATKVNANIKYIGFQDKENISKAMSECTALIFPSIWYETFGLTIIEAFAVSTPVIAANIGAASSLISHGVNGLHFEPGNAESLRKTINLWDKYAESEKHKFRENAVNTYMKYYTPDNNYEQLIDIYNQAISENQSS
- a CDS encoding phytanoyl-CoA dioxygenase family protein, whose product is MSYLDDILEQGYAGPYPLLKKGEGERLFPLDNISLELQYSENRQRHVTNQTIASVALRDEILEKMKPLLGDNILLSGSQLIGHADKAHDWHVDVEHTGWEGLTVWIGLSSAECKKCIKVISSSHKFKLTPQDLRHRGVDIYNDSEVLASAQEISADAKLVEIDLFEGEFIILDSLTWHASGNISNFRRHALVLRYRNTNLQQRPPSGFQSNSVNIDEHIKKLILINSERFDVMNFTSTKRVAEHHRGLLKHLAKYLFRYLQAKNFIALLKSQAARLL
- a CDS encoding glycosyltransferase family 2 protein is translated as MTKIAVLLTTFNRKDKTITCLQSLKVQKLPADVHIDIYLTDDASADDTVDAVKGIFPDSYILHGTGQLFWAGGMRNSWNEARKGNYDYYLLLNDDTTLIDNAVANLLACSKEVLAQKQTHCVCIGSTQDVFTGGISYGGKKLTSKYYLKSALVYDNDDYQKCDLGNANIMLVPDAIVKSVGILSDHYTHGIADYDYTLKVKKAGFEVIVAPAVLGYCTDDHGKSWKSQTSRLSDRIKYLKSPKGLAYKEYLLFIKTHFPLYYPFAFTKLWMKTLLPVLWQVFKK
- a CDS encoding glycosyltransferase family 4 protein yields the protein MKIGICGPIFLPLLAKHLASDSVIDIKGMGGTPVNHQITALLEKGFEVHVYSITPELNVGEEREWHGEKLHVYVGCSRKRARHCCKDLFQAERRYLKNAILKSKPDIVHAHWQYEWGWAALDSGVPTLLTCHDSPIEVLKSQTDLYRLIRLVVAAICLRKAKHLTAVSPYTAKGLTFFTKLKAAVIPNFEPAGVFSLYDANKTVGNEINVTMINNGFHKRKNVAKGVKAFVEYSKKHPNAQLNLYGTEHGIGEDAYKWCEENNIKGNIHFHGEKPFAELMTALSEAHIFMHTSLEESCPMVLIEAMAMGIPVIAGEEAGGIPWMLENGGGKLVDINNEHKIAAELLHLSSPEFNHKVSNTAREVALKMFSTEVVINQYLTAYKEVLSA
- a CDS encoding WecB/TagA/CpsF family glycosyltransferase, with product MNNSSTPCMGYPLFNGSLMDLSFQDKTIVNTINQYSFCIAEEDDEFKEALMGSDMLLPDGVGMVFASFFLENVKIQKIAGADLHQHLLTKLNEECGSCFYLGSSEATLKKIEDRIQKEYPNISVHTYAPPYKAVFDEQDSEKMIAAVNQHAPDVLFIGMTAPKQEKWIHTNKQLLNTKVIGSIGAVFDFYAGTVKRPARMWISLGLEWFGRLILEPRRMWRRYLYYGPVFTMHLLGKKIKLANRYKRVFSSGTNVSKHPLSKH
- a CDS encoding glycosyltransferase family 4 protein, which gives rise to MTNESKTGVVYLTNIPAPYREKMHEILSASTQIKYTVFYCSELEPNRQWKFDKGNYQMVYLSNTADKMIHNNVSVIKFLNQHNPDVVISTGFNPTMLYGFLWCMIKGKKFIPFTDGTYNSEKSLSAVHKLVRRIVFKFSASFIGASAGSSKLYESYEIPKKKVFTSCLCIENGDFNSNTEQKKYDLMFSGQLIERKMPMFFAEVARQVKEKMGKCTVLILGDGPLRNNLISLLIKYGVDYDYAGFVQPKRLPWYYAQSKIFLFPTLNDPWGIVANEACASGLPVITCENAGVANDLILHDVNGYVLPLDTDTWVKHICDLLQTPSKLKKFSINAAEKVQHYNHQLSAEGILASVNFAIAGN
- a CDS encoding glycosyltransferase; the encoded protein is MKVLHILAELQFSGAELMLHTASEKFEASGLEITILATGQVEGIYADYFRKLGWTVVHIPFKKSLSFFSKLYSLIKNGGFDVVHIHTEGAFIYKAFITNWAGVKKVVATVHNNFLFTGYLQRRRRFHHLLALKLLKVKFISISESVKETEKVIYNTNTTLIHNWINVDSFSKTRQLDNQAAGHGRNVYPIKIISVGKCLFEKQHQKVLELVKVLIDKGVDCHYTHIGCGELEDKEKTWAYENGLREHVTFISHTHNVAQFLSGCNYYVMPSLFEGVGNACLEAMAAGLLCIVNDAPGLNTLIKNDHTGIITDFSDVSLVASQIMAISQDEERYNHLTTNAQQYVAQKHGVANVEQMIEMYY
- a CDS encoding acyltransferase, translated to MVKISATIDSVQVMRAFAAVSVLFFHGTHIIDNKLNFLFLNNFFDAGYSGVDVFFVISGFIILHTCMGKDFNAFTFLKKRFVRIYPVYWVVTLAVIIAYQIAPEGVQPYKEDWRIILGSLALVPQKIYIIGIAWTLTFELLFYVVFAVAYSIGKKFLFAVLFVWAAVILALYAADVKPASVALNMLVNPIIIEFFFGCLIAYFYNRYREFKYHYILSTIGFIWFAVNWVIYWTAKNNDADAFSTYISRVYLFGVPAAILISGIVFYKKSIAPLFVYIGNASYSLYLIHGTVISILIKILFVLKIQTYFANNIGSVAILLATVLIGCAFYRFVEAPIIGLFKSKKGDKPASATSVTSATV